atatatatatatatagtggaTGTTTATTCTTGAAATGAAGGTGTTAATTTGCATGTGCAGTCGTCTTTAAGATAAAGATCGATATGGTTTGAGCATTTTAGTGAGTGAACCACTAAGATGGAGGGACATGACCTCATTGGTGGAGCCGACAAGCGTGCCTCCGATGAAGACCGCCGGAACAGGTGCTGAACAACCCAACCTAGTTAAAGCTTTCTCCATTTCCTTGCCTTCAGGGTCTTTGTCAATTTCATGGACCACAGGGTCCACTTGAAGTTCTTGGAACAGAATGTTGACTGCATAGCAGAGGCAACAAGAGCTCTTGGTGAAAACCACCACACCCCTTTCTGCAGACAACCTGATAACCTTTTCCATCGAGAGACAAAAGGTAAAAAGACAGGAAAATTTTGAGAGTACAGAGAGAGATGTTGAAAATCTTAATGAGATGAAATCCGAAATGGTTGATTGAAATAAGGTGGTATGGTAGAGTATTTATAGGAAGAGGGTGTGGTATGGTATGTTTGAAGAAAGAAGTTTGAAAAGAAAGATCAGGTCGTGGTTTTCTTAGATGCCCAAAGCGACTGTGGTGTAACTTTAGACTGAACAAGTTGGAAGATATCATTTACATGCATATGCCTTCTCAATTAGTAGACAGGCTATGACAGCATAACCATATAATGTGAAGACTTTCTCAGCACAGCAAAGGCAGGTGCATATAATATCTTCCTGCGATTAAGGGAAATTCCTTCTGTCAGCCGTGTACCACCATCAACCATTAGTGCCCTTTTCTGACTATATCGCCTAATATTCTGCTCTGAATATGCCTATACATTTCTATATCTTTCTCAATGTTTTCCAAAATTAACATCCCACACTAGAATGCTTTGCCtaatcacaaaaaaattaaaacctccATGCTTTAGTTTACACTCTTCTCCACTTCCAGAATATACATccttcaatattaatattaacattgaattagaataaataagtaaaacaaataagaaatatactTTTGTAAAATCTTTACTAGGGACTTAATTCTAAATAGAATACTAAAAAATGGACCTTATATTCAGATTTAATAATGTCAACACATGATTTCTTTAGTAGTGTGGTAGCATCCCTCTCAAACAACACAAAAGTTGTAGAATCTGTAAAATCAATTacacgatatatatatatatgaaatctCAATAAGCACTCGATAAAACATTGTGTAAGTATGTTTGGAGTATTGCTGGTATCTTGGAGTAAccttaataacatttttattactGTTTTTCCATAAAAACATCTTTGAGTAAGGTACACGACCTTGCTACACACAAATCGTGTACCACCAATCATCATTACCAAGAATGTGTTTAATTGTAGTCATTACAATAAAAGTAGTTTCATGTATTATGACaacaaaaacactaaaaaaatatagcATAATAACATTATACTCTTTAGAAtctttcaattcttcaattgAGTTTTAGATATTGCATTGAAGAAATTGAATCTTCAATGCTTGTTTTAGATGATTCACACAGCTGGTGAGAATTTGTGAAGGGAACTATGTACTATCCCACATCTTGTAAGTTATAAAACTTCttgtaataaactttttatggtcagaaaaatgaaaagaaattatacttacatatttttagttttattgtttCCTATTAGGCCATCGACAAACGTATCGAATAATTTaagtaacataaaataataagatcaaaTATTGTTTCATAAGAGACTAATGTGTAATACTAGATAATCATACAATAAATAATTCTTCTAGAATAGTTCATGAATCAAAGATTATgtgcaagaaaataaattgataaagaaTAAAGATTGAACTTTGGAGGTTGAAGACacttataaatgaaaaaaggttagaaatgatatggaatgtCATTGTTGAGGGTAGATTTCATAAACTTCACTTTGTGCATAAACAAACTCATCTCCTTTCAATCAAAACATTAATGCCAACCCACCAGAACACTCAAGCCTAATTCCTTAGGTGAAAGAGCTTAGGTTTCCTAGTTAAGCGTCAATCCCTTGATCATTCAATAGTTAGTAGACCTAGGATTTAAAACAACTAATGGGTCAAGTTTCATCCCTAGATACAAGCTCCATTAGGCATCTTGTTCCAAGTCTAGGTTTCAAATGATACTTCCCAATACCTAATTAATAAACCATAAATCAAGCTATCCACAACCCTATTTCAGCAAACattaagcatttgaaggaaggcatatatatatatatatatatatatatatatatatatatatatatatatatatatatatatatatatatatatatatataaaatcaaaatattcacaAAATACAAGAGAGTTCAATGACTACATTTATCCCTAACAAGATGTGTTTCACTCTCCATTTTCACTCAAGCTTACAAAATGAACGTGGAAGAAGATAGAGAAACTAAGAGGAAAATGGGTGTATTCCTATGAGCCCTAGCAAACCCCTAAGCTCTCCAAAAGTTAGATTGTGCCTCCAAAACCACTAAAGATGTAGCTTCCTTCGATTTACAAGAAGATATATGATGGAAACTTGCCACAATATAGCCTTTATAAAAGGCTCACTCAACAATAAAGAGGTGACACTCAACGCCACCTAGACTTCTCCCTCTCTTGATGTTCTTTTTGCTTCTTAGGTTGCCAAACTCTTTTATTATTGGTAGAAGATCTTcctattacaaaataaaatacaaaaagagaGAATTAGAGATATAAATTAATAAGTGTAACCCACAATATATGTATTTACAAAATCAAGATAGAAATTGAGGATTAAGTATGTTCAAAATTATAGaagaattgattttgttgatagaAATTGAGGATTAagtatgtttaaaattatagaagaattgattttgttaataaaatgtgactcataatggtaaaaattaatattatcaccTATTTATCATCATAATTACAAATTATCTTGGTACAATtcataaagttttgaaaataaactttatctacaaaaaatataaatacatcaATATATCAAAATGAAACAAGATATTGAAAAATTTCTGGCCACACTTACATACCACGAAAGACATTGACTTTGCAAAAGTGTATAATAATAACGACATGTTGATTGTTTTCAAATgcaagaaatttatttaattcatcaaCATAGTTCCCaaataaagtatatttaattagaAACCTATTGTACAAATAACACATTGCTTAGAAATTTTTGTAATGtataataacttaaaatataataatgaaaaatcatgTTACCCATGAGCTTCAATGAGATGAATTGCATCTTAATCGTCTTACCACCTTTTACAAACTCTCTTCTAGTTTCAACTTGAATAAATATTCCAATAATATCTACATAAAGCGAGTAAATATTccaataatatttacataaaacaaaaatgttaaagTAAATTATGTGATACGTACAAATCaatatgttataatataatagttaaacttaccaactaaataattaatgtcAACCCAAGAGAACTAATGATAGAAAAAGGAGTgcatatgaaattatttttggtaactaacttaaaatcaagtaaagaaCTTTGGCTTTAaacttaaactttattttataactgTGATGTGTTGTTCTATAACAACCACCACTACCTGAAACATTGAATGATTGAATGAAATAAACCTTGTCATCACAAATTTTAGATTGGATCTTATATATGAGTATGCATCTTATGGAGGCCTGAATTGACACATGTTGCATTGAggttcaaataaaaaactatgtAAAACAATctacaaaaagaataaattgtGAATAGGTTTGGAATAAGCTACCTCTTGGTCTTAGAGGACAATCCCATTGAAAATGGATATTTGTTTTTAGTGAAATTTGGAACCAACCATAACCTAACAACCTGGCTAGTGGTAttctatctttcattttcaatgtttttgaGATATAGTGACATGGTTTCCGCAAAACATACATGTTGAATGGAAAATGGTATATTAAGTTGAAGATAGTAGAAATGGATAAGTAATGAAATGAATACCGAAAATCaatgtaacaaaaaaatttaggTATCACAATGTTCATTGAAGGTTGAAGTTCCAAATTTCAAATTgttaatccaaaaaaaattagGGCACCACATTTGACGTTGAAAAAATTACCCATAATAAGCTAAACATTTTGATGGGTAAAACTTTCAATAAAGGAAGATGAATAGAATGACTTAAATAAGCTTAAAAATGATCATATTTTCAATTCCTTCATCCACTAGTGTAGaattggctt
This genomic interval from Vigna radiata var. radiata cultivar VC1973A chromosome 8, Vradiata_ver6, whole genome shotgun sequence contains the following:
- the LOC106771709 gene encoding glutaredoxin-C13, producing MEKVIRLSAERGVVVFTKSSCCLCYAVNILFQELQVDPVVHEIDKDPEGKEMEKALTRLGCSAPVPAVFIGGTLVGSTNEVMSLHLSGSLTKMLKPYRSLS